The sequence GTATTCAAAATGCTGACCAACGCCTAAACTGCTAATTACATGTGCAATTTTGGGCTTTAAATTCATTACGGTTTTGTAATCCAGGTGATCCCAGTGGTCATGCGTAATAATCAAATAGTCGATTTCCGGCATATCATCAGCATGATAAACATTGGTGCCTTCGAAAATCTTATTGATAAACGAAAACGGTGAAGCATAATCGCTAAATACCGGATCGATCAGAAATGTTTTTCCGTTAACGCGAATAAAATATGATGAATGACCAAACCAAAGCAATACATCCTCTTTCGGGTTTAACGTCTTTATATCGGTTTTAATCACAGGAATTTCTCCTTCCGGTGTTACCCGAATCTTGTCGCGGAACATAAAATCCTTCATCACCTGAAACCGGCTTTTGTCTGCCGTGATCGTCGTTGTTTTGCTTATATTTTGAAATTCTCCGTCTCTGTAATTGGGTGATTTTTTTATGCGTTCTAATCGTTCACCGCGTGGTGTCTGACCAAATTTTTTCTGTCGAACTGTAATCATGGTTGTTAAAGTAATTAATAAAACAATTGTTCCCAGTATTCCTAATGTTTTCTTCATATCAAATAAGAGCTTGATAGCCTAAATTATTTAATAACAAAGATGGCAAGGATTTTATTCAACAACCTATCCGAATTACGGAATTAATTACCCTTTTTACTTATGATTTGAATTAACAGCAATTCAAGAATTCCATATTACAGGTAGCTTTAATGCCCTGAAAGGTAGCTTTAAGTAGCAATTTCATCATTTCGGATACGCCGGCTGATTAAAGGTGAATTCTATTTGTATATTTATCTATTGTAATTTGGTATAAAACGACTGATACAAAATAACTGCCATTTGCAAGAGAAAAACCAATGATACAATTGCCACGAAAATATTTAAGAATTTCGTTAATACTCTCATTTGTTATTAGCCTGATTATTCATTTTTCGCTGATAGCCAGTATTTTTATTGATGATGGTTTAAGGCGTCATTCCCACGAAATTCAATTTCCCCCGGTATTTATTATCTCACAGTTTATAGCAACCTTCTTGCTTGGCTTTTTAGTTTTTGTGGTAAACCACCGCTTTTACCAGCCTTTTAATGTACAGCACAAATTAAAATATAACCGGGTAATTAGTTCAATTTTTATAACCCTTGTAATAGTGTTTATTGGAATTCTTCTGGTTAATCTTTTGAATAATTACATGACCGTGGAGTTTGACCTTCGCTCACGACATCGCGACATTGAGGCGATAACCAGAAACCTGTTTTGTGCGGCAATAGTTTTGATTTGTATAGTCGTAATTCGTTTTTTACACCATAAACAAACCATGGAACTGGAAGTGGAACAGCTGAAAACACAAAGCGTGCAAAGCCAGTTTGAGTCACTCAAAAATCAAATGAGTCCGCATTTTCTTTTTAATTCGCTTACTGCGTTAAATAACCTTGTTGAAGAATCACCAAAAACCGCAAATACGTACATAAATCGTCTCTCGCTGGTACTTCGTTACTCACTTCAAAGCAATAAAAAGCAAACGGTTACCGTGGCAGAAGAGCTCGATTTTATCGATTCATATTTGTTTCTGCTAAAAATCAGATACGGAGCTAATTTGTCTATCAAAATCACCATCGACAAACGTTTCTATTATTATAACCTTCCGCCTTTAACCATTCAGATATTAATTGAAAATGCAGTAAAACACAACGAGATAAGCAAAAGCAATCCATTATTGATTGAGGTCCTTTCAACCGATGATGAAATGATTGTGGTTGTGAATAAAATTCAGAAGAAACTAACAGCAGAAGAAGGCAATGGCATTGGACTTTCAAACCTTTCCAAACTTTTTCGTTTATTAGGTGAGGAAATAACGATTATGGATGACCAAAATGAGTTTAGGGTTGAAATTCCGTTACTTAAACCAAACAATTATGAAGGCATTGATAATTGAAGATGAAAATCCGGCAGCAAAACAGCTTATAAATATTTTAAAAAAGCTGAACGACATTGAAGTTGTTGATATACTCGAC comes from uncultured Draconibacterium sp. and encodes:
- a CDS encoding MBL fold metallo-hydrolase, with amino-acid sequence MKKTLGILGTIVLLITLTTMITVRQKKFGQTPRGERLERIKKSPNYRDGEFQNISKTTTITADKSRFQVMKDFMFRDKIRVTPEGEIPVIKTDIKTLNPKEDVLLWFGHSSYFIRVNGKTFLIDPVFSDYASPFSFINKIFEGTNVYHADDMPEIDYLIITHDHWDHLDYKTVMNLKPKIAHVISSLGVGQHFEYWGFDPSKITELDWYEVTELDRGWQLTATPARHFSGRGLKGNQTFWSSFVLKTPDYNLFLGGDGGYDTHFAEIGEKFGPFDLAILEQGQYDKNWNLIHTMPEQVFKIAGELKTKKIFPVHNSKFALANHPWDEPLNKITENHADSGISVLTPKIGEPIFLKDSTQTFGKWWTELN
- a CDS encoding histidine kinase, whose amino-acid sequence is MIQLPRKYLRISLILSFVISLIIHFSLIASIFIDDGLRRHSHEIQFPPVFIISQFIATFLLGFLVFVVNHRFYQPFNVQHKLKYNRVISSIFITLVIVFIGILLVNLLNNYMTVEFDLRSRHRDIEAITRNLFCAAIVLICIVVIRFLHHKQTMELEVEQLKTQSVQSQFESLKNQMSPHFLFNSLTALNNLVEESPKTANTYINRLSLVLRYSLQSNKKQTVTVAEELDFIDSYLFLLKIRYGANLSIKITIDKRFYYYNLPPLTIQILIENAVKHNEISKSNPLLIEVLSTDDEMIVVVNKIQKKLTAEEGNGIGLSNLSKLFRLLGEEITIMDDQNEFRVEIPLLKPNNYEGIDN